AGTACGGCGAATACTACGAGTATGTAAAAAAGGATGAGACCGGGGCCGAGCTCATCCAGATGATCGACCTGATCTCCACGAACGAGACCCGGTTCTTTCGTGAGCCCCAGCAGTTTGAATACCTGGAGCACACGATCATTCCGCAGCTCAAACGAGAGGCTGCAGAAGGCCGCCGCGACCGGGTGCTTCGGGTCTGGAGCGCGGCGTGCTCCATGGGGCATGAGCCCTACACCATTGCCATGGTGCTCAAGGAGCACCTGTGCAATGAAAACAACTGGCGCGTGGAGATCATCGCCAGCGATATCTCTACCCGGGTGCTGCAGCAGGCCCGCGACGGGGTATGGGACATCCGCGCGGCCGAGCAGATTCCCCAGCGCTACCTCAAGCGTTACATGCGCCGCGGCACCAATGCGCAGATTGGAAAAATGCGCGCCAGCCCCGAACTGCGCGCCATGATTCGCTTCGAGCGCGTCAACCTCAATCACGCCAAGTATGACGTGCCCGGGCAGTTTGACCTGATCTTCTGCCGCAACGCGCTCATCTATTTCAATCAGCAGGCAAAGGTCGACATCGTCAACCGCCTGCTCGACCGCCTGGTGCCGGGCGGATACTTTTTCCTTGGACATGCCGAGAGCCTGGCAAACATCAGCAGGCGGGCGACCAACGTCATACCGGCTGTCTACCAGCTTCATGCGCAGACGGCTGCGAAGCCGCCGCTGCGCCGGGCGGCAGGGGAGTAAACCATGGCTGCGGACGAACCGATCCGCGTGTTGGTGGTGGACGACTCCGCCGTTGCGCGCCAGCAATATCGCAACATTCTGACGTCCTCGCGCGGGGCCGACCTGATTGCAACCGCGCCCAATGCCGAGATGGCGCGCCAGCGCATTCCCAAGCTCGATCCCGATGTCGTCGTGCTGGACATCCACATGCCCGGCGTCGACGGGCTGACTTTTCTCAAGTGGCTCATGCGCAACCTGCCCACGCCGGTTGTCATTTCCAGCACGCTCAACCCCGACGCTGCCAAGCTGACCATGGATGCATTTTCCCTGGGCGCTGTCGAAGTCGTCTGCAAAGGCGATACGAGCGGCACGGGCGCCTGGGGAGGGGACTTTCAGGACTCCCTGCTTCGTGCGGTGCAGGCCGCCGCCAAGGCCGCGCCCAAGATCAAGTCGCGTCGCGGCGCCAGCCCCCTCGTCGCAGTGGCAAACCAGCAGCGCGCAATTACGAGCAGTGCGCTGCGTGCAGGAATGCTGGTGGCCATCGGCGCATCGACGGGCGGGACCGAGGCCATTGCGCGCCTTGTCGCTGCCATGCCCGAGGGCTTTCCCCCGACGGTGATCGCCCAGCACATGCCGCCGGTCTACACCCAGAGCTTCGCGGCGCGTCTGGACACGCTGGGGCCGGCGCGCGTCATCGAGGCCAAGGGAGGCGAAGTGCTGCAGGCCGGTACGGTGCTGATCGCGCCGGGCGGGCTGCACATGGAACTGCGCCCCTCACCGCGCGGGCCGATCACCCAGATTTTCGATCCCACCGACAAGGGGCCGCGCCCCTCGGCCGACCGGCTGCTTCGCAGCGCGGCGCGCGTGATGGGCAAAAACGTGGTGGGCATGGTGCTCACCGGGATGGGAAGCGACGGGGCCGAGGGATTGCTGGCCATCCACCAGGCCGGCGGAATTACCATCGCGCAGGATGAGGCAAGTTCGGTCTGCTACGGCATGCCCAAGGAAGCGGTGAAGCTCGGCGCGGCCCAGCACAAGCTGGGCATCGACCACATCATGCCCCGGGTGTGCAAGCTGCTGGCCGTTGGAACAAAGGCGAAAACGCTTGCGGCGCAAAGCAACCCGTAGAATTCGATCAAACAACGCCCGTATGGGCGAGACGGCAACACGAAGGAGTCAGGGAATGCGGATTCATCACACGACACTCGGGGCGGCGCTCGCCGCCCTTGTTCTGACAGCCTGCGCCGCTCATGGTGGCAACCACCACGGCGCGCACTGGGGATACGAAGGTGAGAGCGGCCCCGCCCACTGGGGCGCGATGAGCGAAGAGTTCGCGCTGTGCGAAACCGGCAAGGCGCAGTCGCCCATCGACATCGACCCGCAGAGCGCGGCAGCCGAGGGCAAAGCGGCAATCAGCCTCGACTACCAGGCCGGCGGCACCGAGGTGATCAACAACGGTCACACCATCCAGGTGAACTTTCAGCCCGGCAGCACCATGAGCGTCGGCGCCGACAAGTTCGATCTGCTGCAGCTCCACTTCCACCACACCAGCGAGCACACCGTGGGCGGCAAGTCATTCCCGATGGAGATGCACCTGGTTCACAAGAGCAAGGACGGCACGCTGGCCGTGCTGGGCGTGCTGATCTCGGAGGGCGAGGAAAATGCCGCCATTGCTCCGGTATGGGCGGCCATTCCGGGTGAAGCAGGCGGAAAGGCCCCGCTGGCAAGCCCCATCAGCGCGGCGAGTCTGCTTCCAGCCTCGATGAAGACCTACCGTTACAGCGGCTCGCTCACCACGCCGCCGTGCTCCGAGGGAGTGCGCTGGCACGTGCTCAGCGAGTCAATCGCGTTCTCAAAGGCGCAGATCGACGCCTTCGCGTCGCACTACTCCGTGAACAACCGCCCGGTTCAGGCGCGCAACGAGCGCGCCCCCATGGTTTACGAAAACTAGTCCTGGTTGACTCACCTCTTGCCTTGAGTCGGATGCCACATCCCAAGTATCGTTTGGGGCGGCATTCGAGCGGCAAGAGGTGAGTCAATGAGCAAGAAATTCTCTCCCTGGGGCGACTCCCACTGCGCGGTGGTGGGCTACATCCTCTGGATCTTCGGGTTCACCGGGGCCCACCGCTTTTACTTTGGAAAGCCGGTGACCGGCACCATCTGGCTGTGCACCTTCGGCCTGCTGGGGGTGGGCTGGCTCATCGACGTATTCCTGATACCGGGCATGGACCGGCGGGCGGACCTCAAATACACGGCCGGGCCCATCGACTACAACGTGGCCTGGGTGCTGCTGACCTTCCTGGGCGTCTTCGGGATCCATCGTCTTTATATGGGCAAATACATAAGCGCGCTGCTCTACCTGCTGACCGGCGGCTTCCTCCTTATCGGGGTGGCCTACGACTACTGGACCCTCAACGGCCAGATCAGCGAGCGCAACACCGAGTATCTCCAGATCCAGCGAGGCGCTGCATCGGTTTCGTGACATGACGCGGGTCGGGCTTCCCCTGCCGCCCAAACCGGCTATGAAGGGCCCGCAGGGCCCTTTTCCCTCCCGGCGGGGGGAGCGGCTAGACTGGCCGCGCATCCGGGCAGGACAGCGGGCCCCCGAGGAAACCATCATCCGTGGACGAATACGTAAGCCACACACGCG
This window of the Chrysiogenia bacterium genome carries:
- a CDS encoding protein-glutamate O-methyltransferase CheR → YGEYYEYVKKDETGAELIQMIDLISTNETRFFREPQQFEYLEHTIIPQLKREAAEGRRDRVLRVWSAACSMGHEPYTIAMVLKEHLCNENNWRVEIIASDISTRVLQQARDGVWDIRAAEQIPQRYLKRYMRRGTNAQIGKMRASPELRAMIRFERVNLNHAKYDVPGQFDLIFCRNALIYFNQQAKVDIVNRLLDRLVPGGYFFLGHAESLANISRRATNVIPAVYQLHAQTAAKPPLRRAAGE
- the cheB gene encoding chemotaxis-specific protein-glutamate methyltransferase CheB, with the translated sequence MAADEPIRVLVVDDSAVARQQYRNILTSSRGADLIATAPNAEMARQRIPKLDPDVVVLDIHMPGVDGLTFLKWLMRNLPTPVVISSTLNPDAAKLTMDAFSLGAVEVVCKGDTSGTGAWGGDFQDSLLRAVQAAAKAAPKIKSRRGASPLVAVANQQRAITSSALRAGMLVAIGASTGGTEAIARLVAAMPEGFPPTVIAQHMPPVYTQSFAARLDTLGPARVIEAKGGEVLQAGTVLIAPGGLHMELRPSPRGPITQIFDPTDKGPRPSADRLLRSAARVMGKNVVGMVLTGMGSDGAEGLLAIHQAGGITIAQDEASSVCYGMPKEAVKLGAAQHKLGIDHIMPRVCKLLAVGTKAKTLAAQSNP
- a CDS encoding carbonic anhydrase family protein; this translates as MRIHHTTLGAALAALVLTACAAHGGNHHGAHWGYEGESGPAHWGAMSEEFALCETGKAQSPIDIDPQSAAAEGKAAISLDYQAGGTEVINNGHTIQVNFQPGSTMSVGADKFDLLQLHFHHTSEHTVGGKSFPMEMHLVHKSKDGTLAVLGVLISEGEENAAIAPVWAAIPGEAGGKAPLASPISAASLLPASMKTYRYSGSLTTPPCSEGVRWHVLSESIAFSKAQIDAFASHYSVNNRPVQARNERAPMVYEN
- a CDS encoding TM2 domain-containing protein; amino-acid sequence: MSKKFSPWGDSHCAVVGYILWIFGFTGAHRFYFGKPVTGTIWLCTFGLLGVGWLIDVFLIPGMDRRADLKYTAGPIDYNVAWVLLTFLGVFGIHRLYMGKYISALLYLLTGGFLLIGVAYDYWTLNGQISERNTEYLQIQRGAASVS